The following are encoded together in the Ketobacter sp. MCCC 1A13808 genome:
- a CDS encoding PP2C family protein-serine/threonine phosphatase, with product MAKSYSSIGISNIGQREENQDRYKILGLGLGDEWLIVVADGLGGHKGGAIAAEAIIDAASRCWQDRARKPDNQAFLLDLVQASQQAVQQAAMVSGLEPRSAIAALMIRNDQAISVHVGDCRVIQIQDEKFIKRTLDHSVAQIHVLQGRINDDEMGDHRDQNRLTSCIGGDEGPDPELERWDMSEHCTFIVCSDGFWELFTQEEMIEFDKLALTQANLENLVQERIDARTQHDNTTAVLLRLRSLPVLQPRKKPEKKRRGVRTKWLSLLLIGLLLVGVWLLLQKHNRTSNQDAAVPVGALTESSGPPAEDEALAPMPGEIDQIFESRKEGGFRETENNRNPGPAPIDTVNKEVSEPVDNIDQVAEKTGDVLRRDGLIGTNDSLLSDSGAGTAVGEAKIIRMQQEYKGVPVYSAELRATVKGGKIIHISGKPVSDIEIDIKPVLTYSEVIERYKSSITQNIKAEKTGQLLIFKEQKNYRLAWSGIVTTDGVDGKNIFSADDASLLVREELISRGNEAVGTEFKEK from the coding sequence ATGGCTAAATCTTACTCTTCAATCGGCATCAGTAATATCGGTCAGCGTGAGGAAAACCAGGATCGATATAAGATCCTAGGTTTGGGTCTGGGCGATGAATGGCTGATTGTAGTGGCTGACGGTTTAGGAGGTCATAAAGGAGGGGCTATTGCCGCAGAAGCAATAATTGATGCGGCATCTCGGTGCTGGCAAGATCGGGCACGAAAGCCCGACAACCAAGCGTTCCTTCTGGATCTGGTACAAGCGAGTCAACAAGCAGTTCAGCAGGCTGCAATGGTATCAGGGCTTGAGCCCCGTAGTGCTATTGCGGCTCTGATGATCCGTAATGATCAGGCTATCTCAGTACACGTAGGCGATTGTCGGGTTATCCAAATCCAGGACGAAAAGTTTATCAAGCGAACGCTGGACCATTCTGTCGCACAGATTCATGTACTACAGGGCAGAATTAATGATGATGAAATGGGAGATCACAGAGACCAGAACAGGCTGACCTCCTGCATAGGTGGAGATGAGGGGCCCGACCCTGAATTAGAGCGTTGGGATATGAGTGAGCATTGCACTTTTATCGTATGTTCCGATGGGTTTTGGGAGCTATTTACCCAGGAGGAGATGATTGAGTTTGACAAGCTTGCTCTTACTCAGGCTAATCTGGAAAATCTTGTTCAAGAGCGGATTGACGCCCGAACTCAACACGACAATACAACAGCGGTGTTGCTGCGGTTGCGGTCGTTGCCGGTGTTGCAACCACGGAAAAAACCTGAAAAAAAGCGACGTGGAGTTCGAACCAAATGGTTGTCGCTTCTATTAATCGGTCTGCTTCTTGTTGGTGTTTGGCTGCTATTGCAAAAGCACAATCGCACCTCTAACCAGGACGCTGCTGTGCCGGTTGGTGCTTTAACGGAGTCCTCAGGCCCGCCCGCAGAAGATGAGGCGCTAGCGCCCATGCCTGGCGAGATTGATCAGATTTTTGAATCAAGGAAAGAGGGCGGCTTCAGAGAGACAGAAAACAACCGGAATCCGGGCCCGGCGCCCATTGATACTGTCAACAAAGAAGTGAGCGAGCCGGTGGATAATATAGACCAGGTCGCTGAAAAAACGGGTGACGTGCTGCGAAGAGACGGCCTGATAGGTACAAATGACAGCCTCCTTAGCGACTCGGGCGCAGGCACTGCTGTAGGTGAAGCGAAGATTATCAGGATGCAGCAAGAGTATAAAGGGGTGCCAGTTTATTCTGCTGAACTGCGTGCTACCGTTAAAGGCGGAAAAATAATTCATATATCGGGTAAACCCGTCTCTGACATTGAGATTGATATTAAACCTGTGTTGACTTACTCAGAGGTAATAGAACGCTATAAATCTTCGATAACGCAGAATATCAAGGCTGAAAAAACAGGCCAGTTATTGATCTTCAAGGAGCAGAAAAATTATCGGTTGGCGTGGAGTGGTATTGTAACAACCGATGGTGTTGATGGAAAAAATATATTTAGCGCAGATGATGCTTCTCTGCTAGTTCGCGAAGAATTGATTTCTCGCGGAAACGAGGCCGTTGGCACGGAATTTAAGGAAAAATAG
- a CDS encoding M4 family metallopeptidase, whose product MGADGIPGIDLDFPASARSLHSVEGVNQWLQDEVATRLGLMASDRIAIAGRSQHLNGYTIYPVVQSFQGKPVDGHESRLVTDKDGVPLFLMGRHNGYGAAANSEPLIPISKALENAGHVEETKYQHELVYWRGGGEKLILVYKIEGQFDAKDAPGYQRVYVDTESGDIIRRVPLLHSAMNRKVYNFKAACEKSRISTPVPPLVSNYLLNVAVTNYARLEGQSRSGNDSVDSIYDLLEYTYQFINAVYGLDSLDNAGIALKVFANVHYHQLVPGSIQCVGDVFNAAWVQPTSSLSLTADAYRYVEVVAHELGHGIIGHGSGLVYENESGALNESIADSIGVGFRGWYEFGNKSPNLPQIANDLWRIRGPDGDLRNMMLPKLAGQNYPDHYEQYARMQADYGGVHVNSSIMNVGFYLLSQGGQHPRLKSGQSVAGIGLINATRIYALAGASVLTSHSNFADARCGFAHIAELQHGKNSAEWKAVHHAMDAIGIPNLCAASPAPQAPVPAPAPPLPEPDGTSVPAPQEQERKSQNKMPGDDASGNSKAVAIALLVGLAVAGFALLRASTRREADSIDPSYRADGHSKSTIDNRSSAQAAVDLPRIKETNAPIVIDAKPKSRNDSFAVLVPLDGSEPIPLTTRFLKCKEGLVIGRALDLVHVEMNSEMVSRRHCRLKLRESMLFVEDLNSSHGTSLESVALKPFEAKQFSLGQIISIAGYSYVLKDRRAL is encoded by the coding sequence GTGGGAGCTGATGGAATACCGGGTATTGACCTGGATTTTCCCGCTTCCGCTCGTTCTTTGCATTCGGTAGAGGGAGTCAACCAATGGTTACAAGATGAAGTAGCGACGCGCTTGGGCTTAATGGCGTCTGATCGGATTGCGATTGCTGGCAGAAGTCAGCATTTGAACGGTTATACCATTTACCCTGTGGTTCAATCTTTCCAAGGGAAGCCGGTTGACGGCCATGAGTCACGCCTGGTAACAGACAAGGACGGTGTTCCCCTGTTCCTGATGGGGCGGCACAACGGCTATGGCGCCGCAGCGAATTCTGAGCCTTTGATCCCGATAAGCAAAGCCCTGGAAAATGCTGGTCACGTGGAAGAAACGAAATACCAGCATGAACTGGTCTATTGGCGGGGGGGCGGTGAAAAATTAATACTGGTATATAAAATTGAAGGTCAATTTGATGCTAAGGATGCGCCCGGCTATCAGCGAGTCTATGTGGATACGGAAAGTGGGGACATAATCAGGAGAGTGCCCCTACTGCATTCGGCGATGAACCGAAAAGTTTATAATTTTAAAGCCGCTTGCGAAAAAAGCCGTATATCCACGCCCGTACCACCCCTGGTCTCGAATTATTTGCTTAATGTGGCTGTGACTAATTATGCCCGATTAGAAGGTCAGTCGCGTTCCGGAAACGACAGTGTTGATTCAATCTATGACCTATTGGAATACACCTATCAATTTATAAACGCGGTTTATGGCTTGGATAGTCTGGACAATGCGGGGATAGCGCTAAAGGTGTTTGCTAATGTTCACTATCATCAATTAGTGCCCGGTAGTATTCAGTGTGTAGGTGACGTATTTAATGCTGCTTGGGTGCAACCAACCAGCTCCTTATCACTCACCGCAGACGCTTATCGCTATGTAGAAGTAGTTGCCCATGAGCTGGGGCATGGGATTATTGGTCATGGCAGTGGCCTGGTCTATGAAAATGAATCGGGTGCGCTGAATGAGTCTATTGCGGATTCTATAGGCGTCGGATTTCGTGGTTGGTATGAATTTGGCAATAAGAGTCCCAATTTACCTCAGATTGCGAATGATTTATGGCGAATTAGAGGTCCGGATGGCGATCTTAGAAATATGATGCTGCCGAAGTTGGCGGGTCAAAATTATCCGGATCATTATGAACAGTATGCTCGGATGCAGGCAGATTACGGCGGGGTGCATGTCAATTCTTCCATCATGAATGTTGGCTTTTATCTTTTATCTCAAGGGGGCCAGCACCCCAGGCTGAAGTCTGGACAATCTGTTGCAGGGATAGGATTGATAAATGCCACCCGAATTTACGCTCTAGCCGGCGCTAGTGTCCTTACTTCTCACTCAAATTTTGCTGATGCCCGTTGCGGTTTCGCTCATATAGCTGAGTTGCAGCACGGGAAAAATTCTGCAGAATGGAAAGCGGTACATCATGCTATGGATGCGATTGGGATTCCCAATTTATGTGCTGCATCTCCCGCTCCGCAAGCGCCAGTTCCGGCCCCTGCACCACCACTTCCTGAGCCTGATGGTACCTCTGTTCCTGCACCACAGGAACAAGAAAGGAAATCGCAGAATAAAATGCCAGGTGATGATGCCAGCGGAAACAGTAAGGCGGTTGCAATTGCCTTGCTAGTGGGATTAGCGGTAGCTGGGTTTGCCTTGCTACGGGCATCAACACGTAGGGAAGCAGACTCGATAGATCCGTCGTACCGGGCAGATGGCCATTCCAAAAGTACGATCGATAATCGATCGTCAGCACAGGCCGCTGTCGATCTACCCAGAATTAAGGAAACGAATGCCCCTATTGTCATCGACGCGAAACCGAAATCGCGGAATGATTCGTTTGCAGTTCTGGTCCCATTGGACGGCAGTGAACCTATACCGTTAACGACCCGGTTTCTTAAGTGTAAAGAGGGCTTGGTGATAGGCCGGGCGCTGGATCTAGTGCATGTTGAAATGAACAGTGAAATGGTCTCAAGGCGCCATTGTCGTCTGAAGTTAAGAGAGAGTATGTTGTTCGTGGAAGACCTGAATAGTAGCCACGGTACCAGCCTCGAAAGCGTTGCACTGAAACCTTTCGAAGCGAAACAATTTTCCCTTGGGCAGATCATCAGCATTGCCGGTTACAGCTATGTATTGAAAGACCGCCGGGCGTTATAA
- a CDS encoding ATP-binding cassette domain-containing protein, which translates to MTESKSFDGLDLHIMNEGRLLQVYSIVKEGEYTLGRSETCTFRINNPSLSRSHIALNFSSGQISVRDSSTYGSEIGGKSLTSGLQYKIEKNTYIDLSEGAITLFLDVEKYVHGTQSDNRTSNYSSGVEQAITEVNDVIAELRSKRELLIGRLSDADIVLSSLQVSRRHAMLRLEGESISIEDLDTTNGTFVNGQLISGKVSIKPSDQITIGAVSFVLEAGIVNQQYAIVAKNIEKVYPKGFVGLQKMTIKVPKNEFVALMGPSGCGKSTLLKCLNGANPATAGEIYILGLQLNNENFQKLKRNIGYVPQDDIVHRELSVEKTLYFAAKLRISGDVTDAEIDEKITSVLKSLNLDPATIRGTKVADLSGGQRKRISIAVELLNDPAILFLDEPTSPLDPETIEDFLHCIRGLVRQGQTVIMVTHKPSDLDYVDKVIFLSKGGYHTYFGDKDGVLTYFERSDIIKIYSLMKDDAVGKEWSARLNEGRQAVTDTQTPVPLNSQKNSSRFSQFYWLSMRYLHIKWNDLWNLILLIAQPFIIALLLIFIFKHLQFSVLFMMSISSVWFGVSNASKEIVSELPIYERERMFNLSITNYIFSKVVILSLIAFIQVLIFVSIIHFNFSLSDADVGLWRFWSHVGFMLCLSISATLLGLLLSAIFRSSEKVMTVVPIALIPQIMLAGIIAKMDTELKVFLSYLTLGRWGTEGFAFLQDSGAKSTGHWVDEENTIPAGVMEFSPRLLAIDGHGDPLPTPEIEVTLQPQSAVDQLNFYIDGKHLWDAMPTNIYTVYAAIMLLGVISFVGIYLSLKNKDSRFV; encoded by the coding sequence GTGACTGAAAGCAAATCTTTTGATGGGCTGGATCTGCATATAATGAATGAAGGAAGGTTGCTTCAGGTCTATTCGATTGTTAAAGAAGGAGAATATACTCTCGGCCGTAGTGAAACATGTACATTCAGAATTAATAATCCAAGTCTTTCACGCAGTCATATTGCTCTGAATTTCAGTTCAGGGCAGATTTCTGTTCGCGATAGCAGTACCTACGGATCTGAAATCGGGGGGAAATCTTTAACCTCTGGTCTGCAATACAAGATCGAAAAAAACACGTATATTGATCTTTCAGAAGGCGCGATTACGCTCTTTTTGGATGTTGAAAAATACGTTCATGGTACACAATCAGATAATCGCACATCCAACTACAGCTCCGGTGTTGAGCAGGCAATCACTGAAGTTAACGATGTGATTGCCGAGCTCCGTTCCAAAAGAGAGTTACTCATAGGGAGATTGTCGGATGCTGACATCGTCTTGTCCTCCTTACAGGTATCCCGGCGCCATGCCATGCTCAGATTGGAAGGCGAATCCATTTCCATAGAGGATTTAGACACTACAAATGGGACTTTCGTAAACGGTCAGCTTATTTCCGGTAAGGTGTCAATAAAACCCTCGGACCAGATTACCATCGGAGCGGTTTCCTTCGTGTTGGAAGCGGGCATTGTGAATCAGCAATATGCCATTGTTGCCAAGAATATTGAAAAAGTATACCCGAAGGGATTTGTAGGCCTGCAAAAAATGACGATCAAGGTCCCGAAAAACGAGTTTGTCGCTCTGATGGGGCCGTCGGGGTGTGGAAAGTCCACCTTGCTCAAATGCCTTAATGGCGCAAATCCTGCTACTGCAGGTGAGATTTACATACTTGGACTGCAGCTCAATAACGAGAATTTTCAAAAGCTTAAACGAAATATAGGCTATGTACCCCAGGATGATATAGTGCACAGGGAGCTATCGGTTGAAAAGACTTTGTATTTCGCTGCTAAGTTGCGAATCTCCGGCGATGTTACTGATGCTGAAATAGACGAGAAAATTACAAGTGTACTTAAAAGCCTTAATTTGGATCCGGCAACCATTAGGGGCACTAAAGTAGCAGACTTATCCGGCGGACAACGAAAACGGATATCAATCGCCGTCGAATTGCTTAATGATCCTGCCATTTTGTTTTTGGATGAGCCTACATCACCTTTGGATCCCGAAACCATCGAAGATTTTTTGCATTGTATAAGAGGTTTGGTTCGGCAAGGCCAGACGGTCATCATGGTGACCCATAAACCCTCCGATCTAGATTATGTTGATAAAGTCATTTTTTTATCTAAAGGTGGATATCATACCTATTTCGGTGATAAAGACGGTGTGCTTACCTATTTCGAGAGATCGGATATCATCAAAATCTATTCATTGATGAAAGATGATGCAGTGGGTAAAGAGTGGAGTGCGCGTTTGAACGAGGGTCGACAAGCTGTCACTGATACGCAGACGCCGGTGCCACTGAATTCACAGAAAAACAGTTCTCGATTTAGCCAATTTTATTGGCTCTCTATGCGATATTTGCATATTAAATGGAATGATTTGTGGAATCTGATTTTATTGATTGCTCAGCCTTTTATTATTGCGCTTCTTTTAATATTTATTTTTAAGCATTTGCAATTCAGCGTTTTATTTATGATGTCTATTTCCTCGGTCTGGTTTGGTGTGAGCAATGCATCAAAGGAAATTGTTTCTGAATTGCCAATTTATGAACGGGAACGAATGTTTAATTTAAGCATTACCAACTATATATTTTCCAAAGTTGTCATTCTTAGTCTGATTGCTTTTATACAGGTTCTTATATTTGTGTCGATTATTCATTTCAACTTTTCTTTGAGTGATGCTGATGTTGGGTTGTGGCGGTTTTGGAGTCATGTGGGGTTTATGTTGTGCCTTTCTATTTCCGCTACTCTGTTGGGATTATTGTTGTCCGCCATTTTCAGGAGCTCCGAAAAAGTTATGACGGTTGTACCCATTGCTTTAATACCCCAGATTATGCTCGCCGGGATAATTGCTAAGATGGATACAGAGCTAAAAGTTTTTTTAAGTTATCTTACCTTGGGCCGCTGGGGCACCGAAGGTTTTGCTTTTTTACAGGATAGTGGCGCTAAATCCACTGGGCATTGGGTGGACGAAGAGAATACCATACCCGCCGGAGTGATGGAGTTTTCTCCTCGCTTACTCGCGATCGATGGTCATGGAGATCCACTGCCTACACCCGAGATTGAAGTAACCTTGCAGCCGCAGTCTGCCGTGGACCAATTGAATTTCTATATTGATGGAAAACACCTGTGGGACGCTATGCCCACCAATATTTATACTGTCTATGCGGCAATAATGTTGTTAGGCGTTATTTCATTTGTTGGAATATATTTGTCTTTAAAGAATAAAGATAGCCGTTTCGTGTAA
- a CDS encoding FHA domain-containing protein, producing MFTTYTIGRSATMDYVIDHESVSRLHAEATRSSQNRLFIIDCGSSWGTFVWRNEQWQPLQQGYVTQDDLVAFGKQKIPVATLLSFIDRNKAKPEYPPENDAYEPLSVKPRRNATTGEIKKS from the coding sequence ATGTTTACCACCTATACTATCGGGCGATCGGCCACTATGGATTATGTGATTGATCATGAATCTGTGTCCCGCTTGCACGCCGAAGCTACTCGGAGTAGCCAGAACCGCCTCTTTATCATCGACTGCGGCTCTTCCTGGGGGACTTTTGTCTGGCGTAATGAACAATGGCAACCACTACAACAAGGCTATGTGACGCAGGATGATCTCGTCGCATTCGGCAAACAAAAAATACCGGTTGCAACGCTATTGTCGTTTATTGACCGAAATAAAGCCAAGCCTGAATACCCACCGGAAAACGACGCGTATGAGCCTCTTTCGGTTAAACCCCGGCGCAATGCTACAACCGGCGAGATTAAAAAATCCTGA
- a CDS encoding NAD(P)/FAD-dependent oxidoreductase, which translates to MSRPTKHSIMVQTENIYRVIIIGCGFGGIGMAVSLRRQGISNFILLEKEQSIGGVWRDNTYPGAACDVPSHLYSFSFAPNPRWSSVFSPQAEILDYLQGCVDRLDLQRHIRYGTEVHQAEFDELRGLWKVHTRDGNTLLSKVLITATGQLNRPSIPPLSGLEKFRGTWFHSARWNHRAVLKNKRVAVIGTGASAVQFVPEVAKQVTQLDLFQRSPPYLIPRPERRYTRFEQLLFENIPWLMKLYRASVYFKLESRALAFSRLSALMQPLVNAPFRRMLKQQITDTDLQARLTPEYPVGCKRILMSNEYLATIARPNLNLITDDIECIDETGILSSDGKHHPVDIIIFGTGFAATEFLAPMNIVGRRGRDLNQAWKNGAQAYLGITVPGFPNFFMVYGPNTNLGHNSIIYMLESQIAHIMRCLRRMQKEKANTIEINETVFREFNRRIQQQLQLHVWHQCNSWYIDAAGHNSTNWPGFSLTYRWLTQLKKLQVYQCK; encoded by the coding sequence ATGTCGAGGCCAACCAAACACAGCATTATGGTACAAACTGAAAATATTTACCGGGTCATTATCATCGGCTGTGGTTTTGGCGGAATTGGCATGGCTGTTTCGCTTCGCAGACAAGGCATTTCTAATTTCATTCTGCTGGAGAAAGAGCAAAGCATCGGCGGCGTATGGCGCGACAACACGTATCCTGGCGCTGCCTGCGATGTTCCGTCCCACCTGTATTCATTTTCCTTTGCCCCGAACCCGCGGTGGAGCTCCGTCTTCTCCCCACAGGCCGAAATTCTGGATTACCTGCAAGGCTGTGTGGATCGCCTGGATCTGCAACGCCATATCCGTTACGGCACTGAAGTCCATCAAGCTGAATTCGATGAACTGCGGGGCCTATGGAAAGTGCACACACGAGACGGTAACACCCTCCTAAGCAAAGTGTTGATTACCGCCACCGGGCAGCTCAACCGGCCATCTATCCCGCCACTGAGCGGGCTGGAAAAATTCAGAGGAACCTGGTTTCACTCCGCTCGCTGGAATCACCGGGCGGTACTGAAAAATAAACGGGTCGCTGTGATTGGCACTGGCGCCTCGGCTGTCCAGTTTGTACCGGAGGTTGCGAAACAGGTGACACAGCTCGATTTATTTCAACGATCGCCGCCCTATTTGATTCCACGACCTGAGCGACGTTATACCCGTTTTGAACAGCTCCTGTTTGAAAATATTCCGTGGCTAATGAAGCTGTATCGGGCCAGCGTTTATTTCAAACTGGAGTCCCGCGCGTTGGCCTTTTCACGGCTGTCTGCTCTGATGCAGCCGCTGGTAAATGCGCCCTTCCGGCGCATGCTGAAACAACAGATAACGGACACCGATCTGCAGGCCCGATTAACGCCGGAATACCCGGTTGGCTGCAAACGGATCCTGATGTCAAATGAATATCTGGCCACCATCGCACGACCCAATCTGAATTTGATTACCGACGATATAGAGTGTATTGACGAAACCGGCATTCTGAGCTCGGACGGCAAACACCACCCGGTGGATATTATTATTTTCGGAACCGGGTTTGCCGCAACGGAATTTCTTGCACCGATGAACATCGTAGGGCGTCGCGGCCGCGACCTCAACCAGGCGTGGAAGAACGGGGCACAGGCCTATCTGGGTATAACCGTACCCGGGTTCCCCAACTTTTTTATGGTCTATGGACCCAACACCAACCTGGGGCATAACTCCATTATCTATATGCTGGAAAGTCAGATAGCCCACATCATGCGTTGTCTGCGGCGCATGCAGAAGGAAAAAGCAAATACCATTGAAATCAACGAAACCGTGTTCAGGGAGTTTAACCGGCGTATTCAACAGCAACTCCAACTCCATGTCTGGCACCAATGCAACAGTTGGTACATCGACGCAGCGGGTCACAACAGCACGAACTGGCCTGGCTTTTCACTAACATACCGTTGGTTGACTCAACTCAAGAAGCTTCAGGTTTATCAGTGCAAGTAG
- a CDS encoding VWA domain-containing protein: protein MKIRSREINIFSMSALDLFASALGAFMFLAIIALPYFPNTGDSAERIADVKKDLEAKEKELEEEKEQKKAIEKALQEEKSTSKISFPAMDIVIALDTTASMDKQVAGIRSEIVQLADLIMKLSPDAAMGIIDFKDRCEPRGAVRSLQITKLTASSLSSLQSFTNTMTPRSNPCNLDVEEAVDQALQVSLSMQWRPTSKAKTIIIITDNAAYPEKVNSTLSTAQSFHRGGEKSQVSTVFVYTDSRAGGQSYLKRLAQEGGGKFVTGGGSFTATILLALAE from the coding sequence ATGAAAATACGTAGTCGGGAAATTAACATTTTCAGCATGTCCGCGCTTGATTTGTTCGCGTCTGCTCTGGGGGCCTTTATGTTTTTAGCTATCATAGCATTGCCTTATTTTCCTAATACGGGTGATTCGGCAGAGCGGATAGCGGATGTTAAAAAGGATCTTGAGGCGAAGGAGAAGGAACTGGAAGAAGAAAAAGAGCAAAAGAAGGCGATTGAGAAGGCGCTGCAAGAGGAAAAAAGCACATCTAAAATTTCCTTCCCGGCGATGGATATTGTGATTGCTCTGGATACCACTGCCAGCATGGATAAGCAGGTGGCGGGTATTCGTAGTGAGATTGTTCAGCTTGCCGATTTGATTATGAAGCTTTCACCTGATGCTGCTATGGGAATTATAGATTTCAAAGATCGATGTGAGCCTCGGGGGGCAGTTCGAAGCCTCCAGATTACGAAGTTGACGGCGTCTTCACTTTCGTCACTGCAGAGTTTTACAAATACAATGACTCCTAGATCGAATCCTTGTAACTTGGATGTCGAGGAAGCTGTGGACCAAGCGCTTCAGGTTTCCCTCTCTATGCAGTGGCGCCCGACATCTAAAGCAAAAACTATTATCATAATTACCGATAACGCGGCCTATCCGGAAAAAGTTAACTCCACCCTTTCAACTGCTCAGAGTTTTCATCGCGGTGGGGAAAAGAGCCAGGTTTCAACGGTTTTTGTTTACACCGATTCACGGGCAGGTGGGCAAAGTTATTTAAAACGATTGGCGCAGGAAGGTGGCGGTAAATTTGTCACCGGTGGCGGCTCGTTTACTGCGACTATCTTGTTGGCTTTGGCGGAATAG
- a CDS encoding MotA/TolQ/ExbB proton channel family protein, translated as MNPLELEEQKARVIRALMALLISIVFIAICSLLAPPAEEVTGEMRIPDVLFDRSNPIYPFTIQNIMWVMFFIGLGELLIRLSRANQEASQLHLNILPEEDDTMLRSKDLVPIYKTIYERKQSRFYFLQRLSKRVILQFQSSQSIDQANSLLNSSMELMQHEIDLKYNMLRYVVWLIPTLGFIGTVIGIALALSDASHMPDISSGGSEIKEWMGGLTTKLGIAFNTTLVALLMSAILVFFLHLTQGREEMALNAAGQYCIDNLINRLFEEK; from the coding sequence ATGAACCCTCTTGAATTGGAAGAACAAAAAGCAAGAGTGATCCGAGCATTAATGGCGCTGCTCATCTCCATTGTGTTTATTGCTATTTGCTCGTTACTAGCGCCGCCTGCTGAGGAAGTTACCGGGGAAATGAGAATCCCGGACGTCTTGTTCGACCGCAGCAACCCTATCTACCCGTTCACCATACAGAACATCATGTGGGTCATGTTTTTCATCGGCTTAGGCGAATTGCTTATACGCCTAAGCCGGGCAAACCAAGAAGCATCGCAACTGCACCTGAACATTTTACCCGAAGAAGATGACACTATGCTGCGCTCAAAAGATCTTGTACCTATCTACAAGACAATTTACGAACGCAAACAGTCCCGATTTTATTTTTTACAACGCTTATCGAAGCGCGTTATTCTGCAGTTCCAAAGCAGCCAGTCTATTGATCAGGCAAACAGTTTACTCAACTCAAGCATGGAGCTAATGCAACATGAAATTGATCTGAAATACAATATGTTAAGGTATGTGGTCTGGTTAATACCCACACTGGGATTTATCGGAACCGTAATCGGAATAGCACTAGCCCTATCCGACGCCAGCCATATGCCGGACATCAGCTCAGGTGGAAGTGAAATAAAGGAATGGATGGGTGGTTTGACCACCAAACTCGGCATCGCCTTTAATACCACTTTGGTCGCACTGCTTATGTCGGCAATTCTGGTTTTTTTCCTGCATCTTACCCAAGGCAGAGAAGAAATGGCCCTTAATGCTGCAGGACAATACTGCATCGATAATTTAATCAACCGACTGTTTGAAGAAAAATAA